The following are from one region of the Rhizobacter sp. AJA081-3 genome:
- a CDS encoding LacI family DNA-binding transcriptional regulator, translating to MTVLDVAREAGVSPSTVSRILNGTARVTSDKRSAVEEAIRKLDFRPNLFARSLKTGTTMTIGILTQDVESPFYGRAMKGIEAGLAGTGYAPIMVSGHWNAAEESERVRLLMARRIDGLVILTGHLDDRQIAEFARHQPIVVTGRQLEAPQVRAFTLDQEAGGHLATRHLLNLGHRRIAHIAGPSDHTDATDRRAGYERALREAGIAAAPELVVQGDFMESGGLLAMNRLLDSGQTFTAVFAANDQTAFGARMALYRRGVRVPDDVSIVGVDDLPATAYATPPMTTVRQPIYEIGLAAAHALLTMLGHAMPAVEVPPLELIVRETTRRL from the coding sequence GTGACCGTTCTCGACGTGGCGCGCGAAGCCGGGGTGTCCCCGAGCACGGTGTCGCGCATCCTCAACGGCACGGCACGCGTGACTTCGGACAAGCGCAGCGCGGTCGAGGAAGCGATCCGCAAGCTGGACTTCCGCCCGAACCTTTTCGCGCGCAGCCTGAAGACCGGCACGACGATGACGATCGGCATCCTGACGCAGGACGTCGAGAGCCCGTTCTATGGCCGCGCGATGAAGGGCATCGAGGCCGGTCTCGCCGGCACCGGCTACGCGCCGATCATGGTCAGCGGCCACTGGAACGCGGCCGAGGAATCCGAGCGCGTGCGCCTGCTGATGGCGCGCCGCATCGACGGCCTGGTGATCCTCACCGGCCATCTCGACGACCGCCAGATCGCCGAGTTCGCGCGGCACCAGCCGATCGTCGTGACCGGCCGGCAGCTCGAAGCGCCACAGGTGCGCGCCTTCACGCTCGACCAGGAGGCCGGCGGCCACCTCGCCACGCGCCACTTGCTCAACCTGGGGCACCGGCGCATCGCGCACATCGCCGGGCCGTCCGACCACACCGACGCCACCGATCGCCGCGCCGGCTACGAGCGGGCGCTGCGCGAGGCCGGCATCGCGGCGGCGCCGGAGCTGGTGGTGCAGGGCGACTTCATGGAAAGCGGCGGCCTGCTGGCGATGAACCGGCTGCTCGACAGCGGCCAGACTTTCACCGCCGTGTTCGCGGCCAACGATCAGACAGCGTTCGGCGCGCGCATGGCGCTGTACCGGCGCGGCGTGCGGGTGCCCGACGACGTGTCGATCGTCGGTGTCGACGACCTGCCCGCCACCGCGTATGCCACCCCGCCGATGACCACCGTGCGCCAGCCGATCTACGAGATCGGCCTGGCCGCGGCGCATGCGCTGCTGACGATGCTCGGCCACGCCATGCCGGCGGTGGAGGTGCCGCCGCTGGAGCTGATCGTGCGCGAGACCACGCGCCGCCTCTAG
- a CDS encoding glycoside hydrolase family 5 protein has translation MHRAKFFGRWIRCLAAPLACAATTATAVAASPPDACSFEQPPAQRALGCQQRLARSINFGNMLDHAREGLAGPMLRDEFIALTAQAGFTAIRLPVRWDARAGYQPPYRIDPAFFERVDGVVRLALEHKLAIVLDMHHYAAMMLEPDVERERFLTIWRQVADHYRDAPATVMFELLNEPNRELTRARWNEALAAVLPVIRASNPQRTLIVGGGDWNSGPALDSLALPDDDRNLIATFHYYEPMAVTHQGAEWVSGAGAWVGTTWSGTAGQTAKLRDDFDRVARWAARERRPVLLGEFGAYSRAAEPTRIAWTRAVREHAEARGFAWAYWELASSFGVLEPLSLQWRRPLLEALLPPR, from the coding sequence ATGCACCGTGCGAAGTTCTTCGGCCGCTGGATCCGGTGCCTCGCGGCGCCGCTGGCCTGCGCCGCCACCACAGCCACGGCCGTCGCCGCATCCCCTCCCGACGCTTGCAGCTTCGAGCAGCCGCCCGCGCAACGCGCACTCGGCTGCCAGCAGCGCCTGGCGCGCAGCATCAACTTCGGCAACATGCTCGACCACGCTCGCGAGGGACTGGCCGGCCCGATGCTGCGCGACGAGTTCATTGCCCTCACGGCACAGGCCGGCTTCACCGCGATCCGCTTGCCGGTGCGCTGGGATGCCCGTGCCGGCTACCAGCCGCCTTACCGCATCGACCCGGCATTCTTCGAGCGCGTGGATGGTGTGGTTCGCTTGGCGCTCGAGCACAAGCTGGCCATCGTGCTCGACATGCACCACTACGCCGCCATGATGCTCGAGCCCGACGTCGAGCGTGAGCGCTTCCTCACAATCTGGCGGCAGGTGGCCGACCACTACCGGGACGCCCCTGCGACGGTCATGTTCGAGCTGCTCAACGAACCGAACCGCGAGCTCACGCGCGCGCGCTGGAACGAAGCACTGGCGGCGGTGCTGCCGGTCATCCGGGCGAGCAACCCGCAGCGCACGCTGATCGTCGGTGGCGGCGACTGGAACAGCGGCCCGGCACTGGACAGCCTGGCGCTGCCCGACGACGACCGCAACCTGATCGCCACGTTCCACTACTACGAACCGATGGCCGTGACGCACCAGGGCGCCGAATGGGTCAGCGGCGCCGGCGCCTGGGTCGGCACGACCTGGAGCGGCACCGCCGGGCAAACCGCGAAGCTGCGAGACGACTTCGACCGCGTGGCGCGCTGGGCGGCGCGCGAGCGGCGGCCGGTGCTGCTGGGCGAATTCGGCGCCTACTCGCGCGCGGCCGAGCCGACCCGCATCGCCTGGACACGCGCCGTACGGGAACACGCCGAGGCGCGGGGTTTCGCCTGGGCTTACTGGGAACTGGCCTCGAGCTTCGGCGTTCTGGAGCCTCTGTCATTGCAGTGGCGCCGGCCCTTGCTCGAGGCCCTGCTGCCGCCGCGATGA
- a CDS encoding carbohydrate ABC transporter permease, translating to MHARATPNQPADVATAAQPPRRAPAARVRRQWLSRRWAPYVFISPFFILFAVFGLFPLLFSIYLSFHRWDPAEGLAAMRFVAFENYLYVLQDDDWFRHSIFNTLWLALVSGLPQHLVALPLAFFFHSALGRWRNAVVGVYFLPFITSTVAISLVFSTLFSRDFGMVNVMLTAMHQVPVLGWLFPSTNIDWSQPGYTKWMIAFVVWWRYVGWNAVLYLSAMQTIPRDLYEAATIDGAKPWQQFRHITLPLLKPMIFFAVTLTIIGNLQLFEEPFILTGGTGGIGQAGKTAAMHMYGTAFVDGDFGTASAIAWLLFLLIGAATWANNRLLGKRD from the coding sequence ATGCACGCCCGCGCCACACCCAATCAGCCCGCCGATGTCGCTACCGCGGCTCAGCCTCCGCGCCGCGCGCCAGCCGCGCGCGTGCGCCGGCAGTGGTTGTCGCGGCGCTGGGCGCCGTACGTGTTCATCAGCCCGTTCTTCATCCTGTTCGCGGTGTTCGGGCTGTTCCCGCTGCTGTTCTCGATCTACCTCTCGTTCCATCGCTGGGACCCGGCCGAGGGCCTGGCGGCGATGCGCTTCGTCGCCTTCGAGAACTACCTGTACGTGCTGCAGGACGACGACTGGTTCCGCCACTCGATCTTCAACACGCTCTGGCTCGCGCTGGTCAGCGGACTGCCGCAGCACCTGGTGGCCCTGCCGCTGGCGTTCTTCTTCCACAGCGCACTGGGCCGCTGGCGCAACGCCGTGGTGGGCGTGTACTTCCTGCCCTTCATCACCTCGACGGTGGCGATCTCGCTGGTGTTCTCGACGCTGTTCTCGCGCGACTTCGGCATGGTCAACGTGATGCTGACCGCGATGCACCAGGTGCCGGTACTCGGCTGGCTGTTCCCATCGACGAACATCGACTGGAGCCAGCCCGGCTACACGAAATGGATGATCGCCTTCGTGGTCTGGTGGCGCTACGTGGGCTGGAACGCCGTGCTCTACCTGTCGGCGATGCAGACGATCCCGCGCGACCTCTACGAGGCGGCGACCATCGACGGCGCGAAGCCCTGGCAGCAGTTCCGCCACATCACGCTGCCGCTGCTCAAGCCGATGATCTTCTTCGCCGTCACGCTGACCATCATTGGCAACCTGCAGCTGTTCGAGGAGCCGTTCATCCTCACCGGCGGCACCGGCGGCATCGGCCAGGCCGGCAAGACGGCGGCGATGCACATGTACGGCACCGCCTTCGTCGACGGCGATTTCGGCACCGCGTCGGCGATCGCGTGGCTGCTGTTCCTGCTGATCGGCGCGGCCACCTGGGCCAACAACCGCCTGCTCGGCAAGCGCGACTGA
- a CDS encoding carbohydrate porin — protein sequence MKKTTLIAAMALAGMAGAVQAVELSYSGYVRAGTGINVRGGTQVCFGLAGADTKWRLGNECDYVIEPNFVAKLASYEGSDWYVHVMPSVYHGWGPQGTNEPDTLTTRFGQIYAYGNKISGLANGKVWAGRRFYNRLQTGINDQFLENNDGNGAGIEEMDFGAAKVSVAFMMDPNNEATNNRFALPIRATGIKTLPNGELSVYVTPSAQLKSKNQVTLVEPADQPKGIALGLYQTVNGALGGNWLLGFKHDKTGDVKNTRVIAQYGSSLTPATALDVVAEYRINTAPNDGGNKWLAIGARTDTHLGGPFRLLFEAGHDQVKPDAGDTRNMTKFTVAAAASAGKDAGSRPTVRLFLTHAIWNEAARQTLSGRTQEVFGDKKSGTSIGIQAETWW from the coding sequence ATGAAGAAGACCACCCTGATCGCCGCGATGGCACTGGCCGGCATGGCCGGCGCCGTGCAGGCTGTCGAACTGAGTTACTCCGGCTACGTCCGCGCCGGCACCGGCATCAACGTGCGCGGCGGCACCCAGGTCTGTTTCGGCCTGGCCGGCGCCGACACCAAATGGCGCCTGGGCAACGAGTGCGACTACGTCATCGAGCCCAACTTCGTCGCCAAGCTGGCCTCGTACGAAGGCTCCGACTGGTATGTGCACGTGATGCCCAGCGTCTACCACGGCTGGGGCCCGCAGGGCACGAACGAACCCGACACGCTGACCACGCGCTTCGGCCAGATCTACGCCTACGGCAACAAGATCTCGGGCCTGGCCAACGGCAAGGTCTGGGCCGGCCGGCGCTTCTACAACCGCCTGCAGACGGGCATCAACGACCAGTTCCTCGAGAACAACGACGGCAATGGCGCCGGCATCGAGGAAATGGACTTCGGCGCGGCCAAGGTCAGCGTCGCGTTCATGATGGACCCGAACAACGAGGCCACCAACAACCGCTTCGCGCTGCCCATCCGCGCCACCGGCATCAAGACGCTGCCCAACGGTGAACTGTCCGTGTACGTCACACCCTCGGCGCAGCTCAAGAGCAAGAACCAGGTCACCCTGGTCGAGCCGGCCGACCAGCCCAAGGGCATCGCGCTGGGCCTGTACCAGACGGTCAACGGCGCGCTCGGCGGCAACTGGCTGCTCGGCTTCAAGCACGACAAGACCGGTGACGTGAAGAACACCCGCGTGATCGCCCAGTACGGCAGCTCGCTGACGCCGGCCACCGCGCTGGACGTGGTGGCGGAGTACCGCATCAACACCGCGCCCAACGATGGCGGCAACAAGTGGCTGGCGATCGGCGCGCGCACCGACACGCACCTCGGCGGCCCGTTCCGCCTGCTCTTCGAGGCCGGGCACGACCAGGTCAAGCCCGACGCCGGCGACACCCGCAACATGACCAAGTTCACCGTGGCGGCCGCCGCCTCGGCGGGCAAGGACGCAGGTTCGCGCCCGACGGTGCGCCTGTTCCTGACGCACGCCATCTGGAACGAGGCCGCGCGGCAGACGCTCAGCGGCCGCACGCAGGAAGTGTTCGGCGACAAGAAGTCGGGCACCTCCATCGGCATCCAGGCCGAAACCTGGTGGTGA
- a CDS encoding GH1 family beta-glucosidase, with product MTDPRFPSDFHWGVATSSYQIEGAAAEDGRGPSIWDTFAHTPGKTVNGDHGDVACDHYHRYPQDFDLIAGLGLNAYRFSIAWPRVQPQGKGAWNAKGLAFYDRLVDALLERGITPHATLYHWDLPQALQDEGGWLNRDTALRFTDYAVTMGVRLGDRVAAICTHNEPWCTAHLGHHSGKFAPGLKDPQAAVQVAHHLLLSHGLALQAMRAAGVKAPLGIVLNQSPAVPATDRATDLALAEREYALFVRWFMDPLFLKRYPTASGVHLYPQVRENDFDAIAQPLDFLGINYYTRIWVSSEEPPRPAPRMDGVTDMGWEVYPQGLADLLTGIHREYKLPPIYITENGMANADTLVEGKVHDAQRIAYLKGHLEALSRAIAAGVDVRGFFYWSLLDNYEWDSGYDKRFGLVHVDYATQQRTLKDSAHWYREFVARQRAAHGA from the coding sequence GTGACCGACCCGAGATTCCCGTCCGACTTCCACTGGGGAGTGGCTACCAGCTCCTACCAGATCGAAGGTGCCGCCGCCGAGGACGGCCGTGGCCCGTCGATCTGGGACACCTTCGCGCACACGCCGGGCAAGACGGTCAACGGCGACCACGGCGACGTGGCCTGCGACCACTACCACCGCTACCCGCAGGACTTCGACCTGATCGCCGGCCTGGGCCTGAACGCTTACCGCTTCTCGATCGCCTGGCCGCGCGTGCAGCCGCAGGGCAAGGGCGCCTGGAACGCCAAGGGCCTGGCCTTCTACGACCGCCTCGTCGACGCGCTGCTCGAGCGCGGCATCACGCCGCACGCGACGCTCTACCACTGGGACCTGCCGCAGGCGTTGCAGGACGAAGGCGGCTGGCTCAACCGCGACACCGCGCTGCGCTTCACCGACTATGCGGTGACGATGGGCGTGCGGCTCGGGGACCGCGTCGCGGCGATCTGCACCCACAACGAGCCCTGGTGCACGGCGCATCTGGGCCACCACAGCGGCAAGTTCGCACCGGGGCTGAAGGACCCGCAGGCTGCGGTGCAGGTGGCGCACCACCTGCTGCTGTCGCACGGGCTGGCGCTGCAGGCGATGCGAGCGGCCGGCGTGAAGGCGCCGCTGGGCATCGTGCTGAACCAGTCGCCGGCCGTGCCGGCCACCGACCGCGCCACCGACCTCGCGCTGGCCGAGCGCGAGTACGCGCTGTTCGTGCGCTGGTTCATGGACCCGCTCTTCCTGAAGCGCTACCCGACGGCCAGCGGGGTGCATCTTTATCCGCAGGTTCGTGAAAACGATTTCGATGCGATTGCCCAGCCGCTCGACTTCCTCGGCATCAACTACTACACGCGCATCTGGGTCTCCAGCGAGGAGCCGCCGCGGCCCGCACCGCGGATGGACGGTGTCACCGACATGGGCTGGGAGGTCTACCCGCAGGGCCTCGCCGACCTGCTCACCGGCATCCACCGCGAGTACAAGCTGCCGCCGATCTACATCACCGAGAACGGCATGGCCAATGCCGACACCCTCGTCGAAGGCAAGGTGCACGACGCGCAGCGCATCGCCTACCTGAAGGGCCACCTCGAGGCGCTGTCGCGCGCCATCGCGGCGGGTGTCGACGTGCGCGGCTTCTTCTACTGGAGCCTGCTCGACAACTACGAGTGGGACTCCGGCTACGACAAGCGATTCGGCCTGGTCCACGTCGACTACGCGACGCAGCAGCGCACGCTCAAGGACAGCGCGCACTGGTACCGCGAGTTCGTGGCGCGCCAGCGTGCGGCGCACGGAGCCTGA
- a CDS encoding ABC transporter substrate-binding protein, translating into MNAFLKPVLGALALGLSAAAMAQNVTISVASFPDLDRGIKLAIPLYKKLHPNVEIKLTSLAYADHHTAMTTALATGANLPDVMAVDMGFIGKFAESGGMEDLAKAPYNALQYRDKVARFTYPLAMSGQGVMVGMPVDIGPGALFYRKDLLDKAGVSEADLTKSWESYVESGKKLKAATGAWLLASAVDIKDIYIRSDLKDGEGVYFDKSGKPTIDNARFRKAFELAKAARDAGIDGKIGAWSNEWSEGFKRDKIASQMMGAWLAGHLNNWLAPESKGKWRSAQLPGGAFGSWGGSFYGVPKKAQNKAAAWDFIKFLTTTKEMQIEAFRGFDAFPSLIEAQNDAFIDQPIEYLGGQKARQQWKVAAGKIAAMDVDKFDPVAAEVVNAELENVLEKNKDIKAALADAQAAVAKRVRR; encoded by the coding sequence ATGAATGCATTTCTGAAACCCGTCCTGGGCGCCCTGGCGCTGGGCCTGTCGGCCGCCGCGATGGCGCAGAACGTGACGATCAGCGTCGCGTCCTTCCCCGACCTCGACCGTGGCATCAAGCTGGCGATCCCGCTGTACAAGAAGCTGCATCCGAACGTCGAGATCAAGCTGACCAGCCTGGCCTACGCCGACCACCACACCGCGATGACCACCGCGCTGGCCACCGGCGCCAACCTGCCCGACGTGATGGCGGTGGACATGGGCTTCATCGGCAAGTTCGCCGAGAGCGGCGGCATGGAAGACCTGGCCAAGGCGCCGTACAACGCGCTCCAGTACCGCGACAAGGTGGCCCGGTTCACCTACCCGCTGGCCATGAGCGGCCAGGGCGTGATGGTGGGCATGCCGGTGGACATCGGTCCCGGCGCGCTGTTCTACCGCAAGGACCTGCTCGACAAGGCCGGCGTCAGCGAAGCCGACCTGACCAAGAGCTGGGAGTCGTATGTCGAGTCCGGCAAGAAGCTGAAGGCCGCCACCGGCGCCTGGCTGCTGGCCAGCGCCGTCGACATCAAGGACATCTACATCCGCTCCGACCTGAAGGACGGCGAGGGCGTCTATTTCGACAAGTCGGGCAAGCCGACGATTGACAACGCCCGCTTCCGCAAGGCCTTCGAGCTGGCCAAGGCGGCACGTGACGCCGGCATCGACGGCAAGATCGGCGCCTGGTCCAACGAATGGAGCGAGGGCTTCAAGCGCGACAAGATCGCCTCGCAGATGATGGGCGCCTGGCTGGCCGGCCACCTCAACAACTGGCTGGCACCCGAGTCCAAGGGCAAGTGGCGCTCGGCGCAGCTGCCCGGCGGCGCCTTCGGTTCCTGGGGTGGCTCGTTCTACGGTGTTCCCAAGAAGGCGCAGAACAAAGCGGCGGCCTGGGACTTCATCAAGTTCCTGACCACGACGAAGGAGATGCAGATCGAGGCCTTCCGCGGTTTCGACGCCTTCCCGTCGCTGATCGAGGCGCAGAACGATGCCTTCATCGACCAGCCGATCGAATACCTCGGCGGCCAGAAGGCACGCCAGCAGTGGAAGGTCGCGGCCGGCAAGATCGCCGCGATGGACGTCGACAAGTTCGACCCGGTGGCCGCCGAGGTGGTCAACGCCGAGCTGGAGAACGTGCTCGAGAAAAACAAGGACATCAAGGCCGCGCTCGCCGATGCGCAGGCCGCGGTGGCCAAGCGCGTTCGCCGCTGA
- a CDS encoding TSUP family transporter, translating into MTELAIVALASLFAGCVDAIVGGGGLILVPALFGMYPGAAPATLLGTNKGSGIWGTGWATLQFARRVQLPWKSLLPAAAAALAGSFAGAWALTLASPDSLRKALPLVLVAVLAYTLARKDLGRHHAPKLHGAAQTATACAIGSVVGFYDGFFGPGAGSFFVFLFVRLLGFDFLHASASAKLLNTATNAAALLLLASKGHVWWHVAAVLALANVTGSLIGTRLALRHGAGFVRSAFIVVVTALIAKTGWDALSI; encoded by the coding sequence ATGACCGAACTCGCCATCGTGGCGCTGGCCTCGCTGTTCGCCGGCTGTGTGGACGCCATCGTCGGCGGCGGCGGCCTGATCCTGGTGCCGGCCCTGTTCGGCATGTACCCGGGCGCCGCGCCGGCCACGCTGCTGGGCACCAACAAGGGCTCGGGCATCTGGGGCACGGGCTGGGCGACGCTGCAGTTCGCCCGACGTGTGCAATTGCCGTGGAAGTCGTTGTTGCCGGCTGCAGCCGCGGCGCTGGCAGGCAGCTTCGCGGGCGCCTGGGCGCTCACGCTGGCCAGCCCCGACAGCTTGCGCAAGGCGCTCCCGCTGGTGCTCGTGGCCGTGCTCGCCTACACGCTGGCGCGCAAGGATCTCGGCCGCCACCACGCGCCGAAGCTGCACGGCGCCGCGCAAACGGCCACGGCCTGTGCCATCGGCTCGGTGGTCGGCTTCTACGACGGCTTCTTCGGCCCCGGCGCGGGCAGCTTCTTCGTATTCCTGTTCGTGCGGCTGCTGGGCTTCGACTTCCTCCATGCCTCGGCCAGCGCCAAGCTGCTGAACACAGCGACCAACGCCGCTGCGCTGCTGCTGCTGGCCTCCAAGGGTCACGTCTGGTGGCATGTGGCAGCGGTGTTGGCGCTTGCTAACGTGACAGGCAGCCTGATCGGCACCCGGCTCGCGCTTCGCCATGGCGCTGGTTTCGTGCGCAGCGCCTTCATCGTGGTCGTGACGGCCCTGATCGCCAAGACCGGCTGGGACGCCCTCTCGATCTGA
- a CDS encoding ABC transporter ATP-binding protein encodes MAALTLRGIRKSFGTVEVLRSIDLDIADGEFAVFVGPSGCGKSTLLRMIAGLEDIEHGEVAIGGECINAVPPAERGIAMVFQSYALYPHMTVAQNMGFALKMAGQSKAEVDAAVNRAAEILQIGPLLARKPRELSGGQRQRVAIGRAIVRKPKVFLFDEPLSNLDAALRVQMRIELSRLHKELGATMVYVTHDQVEAMTLGDRIAVFNAGRVEQVGAPLELYTRPVNQFVAGFLGSPRMNFIRGQALAAGAGRMKFEAAGAGLIELPLPAGGRPAGADELVLGVRPEHLGVARADEGLAARIEVLEHLGDALIVHASLRGSRESVSLRLAADHPGLAAGQDIGLVPMAAHALLFDGSGRALSSH; translated from the coding sequence ATGGCCGCGCTCACGCTTCGCGGCATCCGCAAGTCTTTCGGCACGGTCGAGGTGCTGCGCAGCATCGACCTCGACATCGCCGACGGCGAGTTCGCCGTCTTCGTCGGCCCCTCGGGCTGCGGCAAGTCCACGCTGCTGCGCATGATTGCCGGGCTGGAGGACATCGAGCACGGCGAGGTCGCCATTGGCGGCGAATGCATCAACGCGGTGCCGCCGGCGGAGCGCGGCATCGCCATGGTGTTCCAGAGCTACGCGCTCTACCCGCACATGACGGTCGCCCAGAACATGGGCTTCGCGCTGAAGATGGCCGGCCAGTCGAAGGCCGAGGTCGATGCCGCGGTGAACCGCGCTGCCGAGATCCTGCAGATCGGCCCTCTGCTCGCACGCAAGCCGCGCGAACTCTCCGGCGGCCAGCGCCAGCGCGTGGCCATCGGCCGCGCCATCGTGCGCAAGCCCAAGGTGTTCCTGTTCGACGAGCCGCTGTCCAACCTCGACGCGGCTCTGCGCGTGCAGATGCGCATCGAGCTGTCGCGCCTGCACAAGGAACTCGGCGCCACGATGGTCTACGTGACGCACGACCAGGTCGAGGCGATGACGCTGGGCGACCGCATCGCGGTGTTCAACGCCGGGCGCGTCGAGCAGGTCGGCGCGCCGCTGGAGCTGTACACGCGGCCGGTCAACCAGTTCGTCGCCGGCTTCCTCGGCTCGCCGCGCATGAACTTCATCCGCGGCCAGGCGCTCGCCGCCGGTGCCGGCAGGATGAAGTTCGAGGCCGCAGGCGCCGGCCTGATCGAGCTGCCGCTGCCCGCCGGCGGGCGACCGGCTGGCGCCGACGAGCTGGTGCTCGGCGTGCGGCCCGAGCACCTCGGCGTGGCGCGTGCCGACGAAGGCCTGGCCGCGCGCATCGAGGTGCTCGAACACCTCGGCGACGCCTTGATCGTGCACGCCAGCCTGCGCGGCTCGCGCGAGAGCGTGTCGCTGCGGCTGGCCGCCGACCACCCCGGCCTGGCCGCCGGCCAGGACATCGGCCTCGTGCCGATGGCCGCGCACGCGCTGCTGTTCGACGGCAGCGGGCGCGCCCTCTCATCCCACTGA
- a CDS encoding HDOD domain-containing protein gives MPVDPKLRSLNIDVPAQPESLVKLSLLLADEDVNLQSISGLINSDMALASAVLKAVNSSLYGLAGRVQSVQQAITYLGTREVASVTFEMGLKAVFPPSPELDAVWERASVRGLLMGRIGQALNVDPWAAHSAGLFEECGKAVLFRHAPERYKPLLRAAESDEDLLLLEHDEFGVSHDALGAALCESWGLAPAAVSSVRYHVMVNATLQLPMQLPRRAICALSALAHALMTDPDTLDVVAEKVAPQADLDPALVLRGARKVQEQIENAVERERA, from the coding sequence ATGCCAGTCGATCCCAAGCTTCGTTCCCTGAACATCGATGTGCCCGCCCAGCCCGAGTCGCTGGTGAAGTTGTCGCTGCTGCTGGCCGACGAAGACGTCAACCTGCAGTCCATCAGCGGGCTCATCAATTCGGACATGGCGCTCGCCTCGGCGGTGCTGAAGGCTGTCAACTCCTCGCTGTACGGCCTGGCCGGCCGCGTGCAGAGCGTGCAGCAGGCGATCACCTATCTGGGCACTCGCGAGGTGGCCTCGGTCACCTTCGAGATGGGCCTGAAGGCGGTGTTCCCGCCTTCGCCCGAGCTCGATGCGGTGTGGGAGCGCGCCAGCGTTCGCGGCCTGCTGATGGGCCGCATCGGCCAGGCGCTCAACGTCGACCCGTGGGCGGCGCACTCGGCCGGCCTGTTCGAGGAATGCGGCAAGGCGGTGCTGTTCCGCCACGCGCCCGAGCGCTACAAGCCGCTGTTGCGCGCGGCCGAGTCCGACGAAGACCTGCTGCTGCTCGAGCACGACGAATTCGGCGTCAGCCACGACGCGCTCGGCGCCGCGCTGTGCGAGAGCTGGGGCCTCGCACCCGCGGCGGTGTCCAGCGTGCGCTATCACGTGATGGTCAACGCCACGCTGCAGCTGCCGATGCAGCTGCCGCGCCGCGCCATCTGCGCGCTGTCGGCGCTGGCGCACGCGCTGATGACCGACCCCGACACGCTCGACGTCGTTGCAGAGAAGGTGGCGCCGCAGGCCGACCTCGACCCCGCGCTCGTGCTGCGCGGCGCGCGCAAGGTGCAGGAACAGATCGAGAACGCGGTGGAACGCGAGCGCGCCTGA
- a CDS encoding carbohydrate ABC transporter permease: protein MRTDLTPQRLIAYVIVAIGAVLMLGPFYFMFVFATHTNREILSMPPPLWFGSAFVDNLDQLLRSLPHFWKNVGWSVYVALMSTVLNLFFCSLAGFAFAMYDFKWREGLFAMVMATMLLPSFVGMIPTALTMSWLEWMNQPRALYVPGAVGALGIFMMRQYIESAIPRELIDAARIDGCGEFAIYWRVVLPLIGPALGTLGLITFIGSWNNFIGPLIVIRDMEMYTVPLALRSLQGTGQIPWGAISAGSAIAVLPLLVLFMLASRRLIEGLTAGAVKA, encoded by the coding sequence ATGCGCACCGACCTCACCCCGCAGCGCCTGATCGCGTACGTCATCGTCGCCATCGGCGCGGTGCTGATGCTCGGCCCGTTCTACTTCATGTTCGTGTTCGCCACCCACACGAACCGCGAGATCCTGTCGATGCCGCCGCCGCTGTGGTTCGGCAGCGCCTTCGTCGACAACCTCGATCAGTTGCTGCGCAGCCTGCCGCACTTCTGGAAGAACGTCGGCTGGAGTGTCTACGTGGCGCTGATGTCCACCGTGCTCAACCTCTTCTTCTGTTCGCTGGCCGGTTTCGCCTTCGCGATGTACGACTTCAAGTGGCGCGAGGGACTGTTCGCCATGGTCATGGCGACCATGCTGCTGCCCAGCTTCGTGGGCATGATCCCGACCGCGCTGACGATGAGTTGGCTCGAATGGATGAACCAGCCGCGGGCGCTGTACGTTCCCGGCGCGGTCGGCGCTCTGGGCATCTTCATGATGCGCCAGTACATCGAATCGGCGATTCCGCGCGAGCTGATCGACGCCGCGCGCATCGACGGCTGCGGCGAGTTCGCCATCTACTGGCGTGTCGTGCTGCCGCTGATCGGCCCGGCGCTCGGCACGCTCGGCCTGATCACCTTCATCGGCTCGTGGAACAACTTCATCGGGCCGCTGATCGTCATCCGCGACATGGAGATGTACACCGTGCCGCTCGCGCTGCGCTCACTGCAGGGCACCGGCCAGATCCCCTGGGGAGCCATCTCCGCAGGCTCGGCCATCGCCGTGCTGCCGCTTCTCGTGCTGTTCATGCTGGCCTCGCGCCGGCTCATCGAAGGCCTGACCGCCGGGGCCGTGAAGGCCTGA